From Jiangella mangrovi:
TGTCGCAGCTCGTCGGCGTCGACGCCGCGGCCGCCGTAGCGCCGGGCGATGGACTCGGCGATCCCGAGGTTGCCGAGCACCACCTGATCGAGGAGCCGGCGTCGCTCCGGGTCGTCGGCGCGCGCTGCGGCGCGAAGGAGACCGGCGGTCCGGTCGTCGTGGTCAGCGTGGTCCTGGGCGTGCGGGGCGAGGCTGGTCATGCTCACACCTCCGAGAGGGTCGGGGTGTGGCACTCTTCTGAACCACGAACGACGGTGACCGGGACGTACCCGGCTGCGGTGTTCTCATCCCCTCTCATTTCCCGCCGGTTGTCAAGGCCGCCTCGCCGTGCGGCGTCAGCGGACGTCGTCGTCGAGGGTGGCGCGGACGCAGACGGCCGTGAGGCGGGGGAGGTCCGCCGCCGGCACGAGCCCCGCCAGCCCCTTCGGCGACGACGGCAGCTTCAGCAGCCGGGCGCCCTGCGCCGCGCGGTCGTCGACGTAGGGGGCGACGTCGGTCCAGACGCCCTGGACCTCGCGGCAGAAGATCGCCGCACCCGTGGGGCCGATGCCCGGCACGTCCTGCAGCCGCTTCTCCAGCTCGGCGACCGACCCGGCGTCGTCGTGCAGGCGACGCAGGTCGCCCCGGTACCGCTCGAGCAGCAGCTGCGCGCCGTCGCCGAGCATCGTCGCGGTGCGCTCGTCGTAGCGGCGGTAGTGGCCGCGGCCGAGCGCGTCGACGCGCTGCTGCCAGGTCGCGTCGGCCATGCGCCGGGGTGTGCGGAACCCGGCGCGGGACAGCTCGCGAGCCGCGGCGGCGGCGATGCCGGCGTCGATGCGGGCGGACAGCAGGACCGCGAGGACCAGCAGCCGGTACAGCGGCGACGGCGTGTCGGCGAGCCGGATGCCGGCCTGCTGGGCGAACGTCCGGCCGTGCTGCCGCAGCAGCTCGGCGACCCGCTCGTCGCGGCCGGTCACGACGCGTCCTGCGGCGGCGAGGTCATGATCTGCGCCGCACTCGCCTTGACCAGCGCCTTCGACCAGGCGAGCTGCCGTTCGGCCTGCGTCCGGGACGCCTGGGCGAGGGCGAGCAGCTCGCGGTCGCGCAGCGCCTGCGCGGCCTGGGCGACGACGTCCCAGTCCAGCACCACCCCGGCGCTGCGGCGGTGCAGGTCGCGCAGGTCGGCGAGGAGCAGCAGC
This genomic window contains:
- a CDS encoding endonuclease, translating into MTGRDERVAELLRQHGRTFAQQAGIRLADTPSPLYRLLVLAVLLSARIDAGIAAAAARELSRAGFRTPRRMADATWQQRVDALGRGHYRRYDERTATMLGDGAQLLLERYRGDLRRLHDDAGSVAELEKRLQDVPGIGPTGAAIFCREVQGVWTDVAPYVDDRAAQGARLLKLPSSPKGLAGLVPAADLPRLTAVCVRATLDDDVR